In Tachysurus vachellii isolate PV-2020 chromosome 1, HZAU_Pvac_v1, whole genome shotgun sequence, a genomic segment contains:
- the LOC132841654 gene encoding uncharacterized protein LOC132841654 yields the protein MFHLIEFLVSKTVAVVPQKWCSDGVVYWPNYKNDERVNRVVKNSEEPGPDWKTYDARVIKSCDDYFEARQLLKKSLMCNASVLQSEEEVKEIWPKRRPKPIHFLGDSNDSEEEGAPKKRARGPGKLLIQPPASFISPPPFTLSSGTSAPPPPISRPHCSQTPAEEQTPSASRVYRPTWRWGRCRSDSIACSAAEVHIMSLLEIIKHQQEQIMSKVNY from the exons ATGTTCCATTTAATTGAGTTTCTGGTCAGCAAAACTGTAGCAGTAGTGCCACAAAAGTGGTGCAGCGATGGAGTTGTCTATTGGCCAAACTACAAAAATGATGAAAGAGTGAACAGGGTAGTGAAAAATTCTGAGGAACCCGGACCTGACTGGAAAACATATGATGCCAGAGTTATTAAATCATGTG ATGACTACTTTGAGGCACGACAACTGTTGAAGAAATCTCTGATGTGTAACGCATCAGTTCTACAGTCTGAAGAGGAAGTGAAGGAGATTTGGCCAAAAAGAAGGCCAAAGCCAAT TCATTTCTTGGGAGACTCTAATGACAGTGAAGAGGAAGGTGCTCCTAAAAAGAGAGCCAGGGGACCAGGCAAACTCTTAATACAACCACCAGCTTCTTTTATCTCACCACCACCTTTTACCCTAAGTAGCGGCACATCTGCTCCACCTCCACCCATTTCCCGTCCTCACTGTTCACAGACACCAGCAGAGGAGCAAACCCCTTCTGCAAGCAGGGTCTACAGACCTACCTGGCGGTGGGGAAGATGTCGATCAGACAGTATAGCCTGCTCTG ctgcAGAAGTCCACATAATGAGCTTGCtggaaataataaaacatcaacAAGAGCAAATCATGTCTAAAGTAAATTATTAG